In Armatimonadota bacterium, the genomic stretch TTTCGATGCACCCATCTCAGCTCGCTCTTGAAAACCTGTTGAAGTCGGACCTGGGCATAAGCAAGTGACCGAAACACCAGTCCCCTTAAGCTCTTCACGAATCCCCTCGCTTAACGAGAGCACATAGGCCTTTGTCGCATAGTACTCCGCCATCAGCGGGCCGGGCATGAATGCGGCAGTGCTGGCGACATTCAGAATGTAGCCACGCTTTCGCTCGGCCATGGCGGGCAAGAACAGTCGAGTGAGTTCGGTAACTGCGCGAACGTTGACTAGGAGCATCTCTACGAGCTTCTCAATAGGTGCCTCATGAAAGGGCCCGAAATCGGCGAAGCCGGCATTGTTAACGAGCACTCCAATTGGTCGGCCCAGCGCAGTGACTTTGTCAAACAGCTCGCGAGCTGACTCGGGTTTACCCAACTCGGCGACAATGCACTCGATTTGAATCGTGTCCCTCTCTACTAGACCCTCTGGCTTCTGGTCGGCGGCGATCAGCTCCGCCTTCAGCGCCTCGAGCTTTTTCAAATCTCGCCCGGTCAAGATCATGTTGCAGCGCTAGAAACGAAACGCCTTCGCCAAGGCTTCCCCCAATCCGCCGGTAGCCCCGGTGATCACAACCCATCCACCGCCGGTCTCGTAACCCACCTCAAGACTCGCTGAAACTCCCTCTGTCATCGTTCTAACACTTCCCCTACCCCACAGAAACGGGGACGCCACCAACGGCACCCACCGCAAACACATGGTCGTCCTTGTTTACGCCCTGGATCGTAATCTCGTTCGCTTCGCCGGCATCGCGATAACCTTCCCATAACATTGAGGATGAAGATCGCCAATACACCCGATAGCTGGTCCCCGGTGCGCCCTTCCACTTGATCGTGGTGCTATGGGCCTGCTTCGGGTCGTAGCGGACATCCGTCGGAGCAGGGCCTGCGTTAGCCAGCGCCTGTAGCGAGACCAAGTTCACCCTGGCGACATTAGCCAAGTACCCAAAGTCGATGCCTTCAATCGTGTCCTTCTCGTTATGCTGTTGGTCCAGTGCCTCGATGGTTTCGGTAAATCTCACGCCAGTGAAGCCAGCGTTGTTGAACGAAGTATGATCGCCGCCTCGTTGGAACCGGTCTCTGCGAAGTACCAACCAAGGTGAGAACCCCTTCACTTTTCCCCGGGCGTTCCATTCGATCCATCGTGCCAACTCGCGGCTATTGTGCTTCTCGCTCTCCTCGCTAAACAGTCGAACGCGCTTTTTATCCTTTAGTGGCCCCGACTGCGATCCGCCGATAATGTCGTTGTTCAAGAGAGCTTCAATCTGCCAATTCTCGCTATTTGCCCGAGCCGCCAGAGCCGCAGAACCCAACAATCCCTGCTCTTCGCCGCTGAATGCCACAAAAACCAGCGTGTTCTTCCACTTAGACTGAGCCATGAGACGTGCACACTCCATTGTTGCCGCTACTCCCGAGCCGTCGTCGTTGATGCCCGGTGCGATCGCCGTGAGTGGGTCCCCCGCAAGGTTGATCGTATCGAAATGTCCCCCCATCATTACCCGCCGATCTGTCTCTCCGCGAAGGGTTGCCACCACCTGAACAACATCCCGATCCTCAACAACTCGGCGTCCCTTTTTCACCTGATAGTGCATCAGTTCCACCTCCATCCCCGGAATCTTCCGAAACTCTCCCGCTATCCATTCGGCAGACTTCGTGCAGTAGTCGGTGTTGATATTCCGGTTTGGGTAGGTGGAAAGGTGGGTCAAAGTCGAGCGCAAGTTTGCGGTTGAGATATCTGAGCTCAGGAGCGCCAAGGCAGAAGCAAGCACCATTGGGGGAGATTACCATTGAGCTCAGAGGCAACAGCGCAACTGGGTAACTCGAAAGGTAATCTCCTCCAGCCCATGTCCGAAACGATCCAGTCTTTGCTCCACGAAGAGCGCACGTTCGAACCGTCCGCTGAATTCAAAGCCCAGGCGAACGCGAACGACCCCGCGATTTATGATGAGGCGTACCACAATCCGACGAAGTGGTGGGAAGGCTGGGCTGAGCAGCTCGATTGGTTTGAAAAATGGCACACAGCGATGGAGTTCGATGCTCCGAACGCCAAGTGGTTCCTTGGGGGAAAGCTGAATGCCGCTTACAACTGCGTCGACCGCCACGCTCTGGGCGACAGAGCGAACAAGCCCGCGATCATTTTTGAAGGTGAACCTGGCGACACCCGAACTCTTACTTACAGCGAAGTCAAAGACCAAGTTAGCCAAATCGCCAACGCTCTCAAATCGATGGGAGTGACAAAGGGCGACCGAGTCTGCATCTACCTCCCGATGGTTCCCGAACTCCCGATGACGATGCTCGCCTGCGCTCGCATAGGAGCGGCTCATACTGTTGTATTCGGCGGCTTCTCGGCGGATTCGGTAAGAGAGCGAGCGAATGACGCAAGCTGCAAAGTGATCGTCACCGCCGACGGCGGCTGGCGGCGAGGGAACGTTGTTCAGCTTAAGAAGATCACCGACGAAGCCTTAGAAATGGGATGCGATACGGTCGAAAAAGTTCTGGTTCTGGAAAGAACTGGCGAGGCAACTGGCACGGTCAATTACAGAGAAGGGCGGGATTTCAAATGGTCCGAGACCGTAGCCACTCAATCCACCGACTGCCCCTGCGAGCCGATGGACGCCGAAGACTTGCTCTTCATCCTCTACACCAGCGGCTCGACCGGAAAGCCGAAGGGAATCACCCACACCACCGGCGGCTACCTGACTTGCGTCTACGCAACGAGCAAGCTGATTTTTGATCTGAAAGAGTACGACATCCACTTCTGCACCGCCGACTGCGGCTGGATCACCGGGCACAGCTACATCACCTATGGTCCGATGGCGAACGGCGCAACAGTTCTCATCTACGAAGGTGCCCCCGATACCCCCGACAAAGACCGCTTCTGGCGGATTATCGAAAAACATCGGGCGACGATTCTTTACACCGCTCCTACTGCCATCCGCACCTTTATGAAGTGGGGCCTTGAATACCCAGGTCGATGCGACCTGTCGTCGCTCCGCTTGCTCGGTTCGGTCGGTGAGCCGATCAATCCCGAAGCGTGGATCTGGTACCACCAAAACATCGGAATGTCGAAATGTCCGGTCGTCGACACGTGGTGGCAAACCGAAACTGGTGCGATCATGATTTCTCCATTGCCTGGGATAACGGCGACGAAGCCAGGTTCGGCAACCCATCCGTTCCCGGGTGTTCGAGTTAAGGTTCTTGACGAGCACGGAAACGGCGTCGATGTCGCTGGGCCGGGGGCGACCAACACTCCCAAAGGCGGTTTCCTCGTCATGGACCACCCCTGGCCCTCGATGACGCGCGGAATCTTCAACGACCCCGAGAGGTATGAAAAGACGTACTGGTCGCGCTTCCCAGACTCTTACTTTGCGGGCGACGGAATCAAGCTCGACGAGGATGGCTACCTCTGGCTGCTTGGCCGAGTTGACGACATCATGCTCGTCGCCGGACACAACATCTCGACTATGGAAGTCGAAAGCGCCCTCGTCGACCATCCTGCCGTCGCCGAAGCCGCCGTTATCGGCAAGACCCACGACGTGAAGGGGCAGGCGATTGCGGCATTCGTGATTTTGCGTGCCGGTTTCGTCGCTTCGGACGCATTAACAGCCGAAATCAAAGCCCACGTGGGCAAGAAAATCGGCCCAGTGGCGCGACCAGATGATGTCTACATCTCGGCTGAACTACCGAAGACCAGAAGTGGCAAGATCATGCGACGGCTCCTTCGCGACATCGCCGAGGGGCGAGCTTTGGGCGACGTCTCCACCCTAGCCGACTCCTCTGTCGTCGCCTCTCTGAAGGACCGTTACGAGGCAAGCGAAGGGTAGTGAAAAACTGGGCCGGCAACGTGACGTTCGGAACCGAACGTCACGTCACGCCCGGATCGCTGGATGAGCTGTCCGACTTGGTCGCCAACTCTCGAAACATTAAAGTTCAAGGCTCTCAACACTCCTTCAATACAATCGCGGATTCCACTGACACTCTGGTCTCCATGCAGAGCCTTAACGAGATTGGAGAACCGGATGCCGAAACTCACTCTGTGAGAATCGGTGGCGGGGTGACTTATGGCCAGTTAGCCGTTCACCTCGCATCCCGAGGCTGGGCGCTGAGCAACTTGGCGTCGTTGCCCCACATCTCCGTCATCGGAGCCTGTGCCACCGCAACTCACGGATCAGGTCGCAAGAACAAAAACCTCTCCAACGACATCTTGAGCTTGGACGTCATGGGTCCGAACGGCGCGATTCGACGCTTAGAGGCAGGATCGGAGGAGACAAAACTAGCGACCATCGGCCTCGGAGCAATCGGCATCATCACGGGCGCAACTGTGCGAATCGAACCCAGCTACGAGGTGAGGCAATGGGTCTATGAAGATTTGGAGTTTGCAACACTTACCTCCTACTTCGATATCGTCTCCCAGCATGGCTACAGCCTGAGCCTGTTCACAAAATGGACCGGGGAAACAGTCGATCAGATGTGGGTGAAGGAGCGTGAAGGCGGACTGTTCGAAGGGCGGGAGAGCTGTTTTGGAGCCAAGCGAGCAACGGTGAAACGTCACCCACTACGCGAGATGGACCCGGTCAACTGCACCGATCAACTTGGAGTCCCTGGTCCGTGGAGCGAGCGGTTGGCGCACTTCAAGCTAGAATTCACGCCTAGTGCGGGAGAAGAATTACAGTCGGAATACTTTGTTGATTTTGAATTCGCCACGGCGGCGATCGCCGAACTGCGAAAACTCGGTGACGAGATTGCGCCTCTGCTATTCGTCTCCGAGATTCGGTTCGTCGCCGGGGACGAGTTACCGATGAGTCCCGCGTTTGGCACGGACATCGTTGCGCTCCATTTCACTTGGCGACCAGTTTGGGAGCAGGTGCGGGCCATCCTTCCCAAGGTCGAAGCTGCTTTAAGGCCGTTCGGCGCCCGGCCCCACTTCGGCAAACTATTCACGATGGACCCAAGCCGCCTAGCCGAGGTCTACCCCCGGCTCCCCGATCTGAGAGCCTACTCCCAACAAGTCGACCCAGAAGGGAAGTTCATAAACGACTTCTTAGCATCAAGAGTTTTCGGATCCTCTAGCTGAGAGGAGTTGTCGGAAAACTTCGAACTCCTCCAGGCCGTACATCGCAAAAACGACCTTCAAAGGTTGTTCAGTTACCAATGCGGAAATCGTTTGCACCGCAATTTCCCCTCCCAGTTCAAGCGGAAATCCGAATGCTCCTGTCGAAATCGAACAAAACCCAATCGACTCAACGCCCAATTCAACCGCCTTCAAGTAGGCATTCCTGTACGTTGCCTCAAGCAAGTCAGGTTCGTCCCCGATCTCGCGCCAAACTGGTCCGGCAATGTGGATCACGTAACGATGGGGAAGATCATGCCCCGAAGTCACTACCGGCTCGGCAACCTCCGCACCACTTGGAGCAACTCGCCGCAATTCTTCCAGCATCCCTCTTCCGGCCAAATGGTGAATTCGACCGTCAATGCCTCCACCACCCCGCATTCGAGTATTTGCCGCATTCACAATCACTTCGACTGGTTGATCCGTCAGAGCTCCCCGAACCACCGAAATCATCAACAGATCACCAGCGCGATTCGGTCATCCTCAATCACGATGATCCCCTCGCGGTACATCGTCCCGATCAACCTCT encodes the following:
- a CDS encoding macro domain-containing protein; its protein translation is MISVVRGALTDQPVEVIVNAANTRMRGGGGIDGRIHHLAGRGMLEELRRVAPSGAEVAEPVVTSGHDLPHRYVIHIAGPVWREIGDEPDLLEATYRNAYLKAVELGVESIGFCSISTGAFGFPLELGGEIAVQTISALVTEQPLKVVFAMYGLEEFEVFRQLLSARGSENS
- a CDS encoding M28 family metallopeptidase, producing the protein MVLASALALLSSDISTANLRSTLTHLSTYPNRNINTDYCTKSAEWIAGEFRKIPGMEVELMHYQVKKGRRVVEDRDVVQVVATLRGETDRRVMMGGHFDTINLAGDPLTAIAPGINDDGSGVAATMECARLMAQSKWKNTLVFVAFSGEEQGLLGSAALAARANSENWQIEALLNNDIIGGSQSGPLKDKKRVRLFSEESEKHNSRELARWIEWNARGKVKGFSPWLVLRRDRFQRGGDHTSFNNAGFTGVRFTETIEALDQQHNEKDTIEGIDFGYLANVARVNLVSLQALANAGPAPTDVRYDPKQAHSTTIKWKGAPGTSYRVYWRSSSSMLWEGYRDAGEANEITIQGVNKDDHVFAVGAVGGVPVSVG
- the acs gene encoding acetate--CoA ligase, whose product is MSETIQSLLHEERTFEPSAEFKAQANANDPAIYDEAYHNPTKWWEGWAEQLDWFEKWHTAMEFDAPNAKWFLGGKLNAAYNCVDRHALGDRANKPAIIFEGEPGDTRTLTYSEVKDQVSQIANALKSMGVTKGDRVCIYLPMVPELPMTMLACARIGAAHTVVFGGFSADSVRERANDASCKVIVTADGGWRRGNVVQLKKITDEALEMGCDTVEKVLVLERTGEATGTVNYREGRDFKWSETVATQSTDCPCEPMDAEDLLFILYTSGSTGKPKGITHTTGGYLTCVYATSKLIFDLKEYDIHFCTADCGWITGHSYITYGPMANGATVLIYEGAPDTPDKDRFWRIIEKHRATILYTAPTAIRTFMKWGLEYPGRCDLSSLRLLGSVGEPINPEAWIWYHQNIGMSKCPVVDTWWQTETGAIMISPLPGITATKPGSATHPFPGVRVKVLDEHGNGVDVAGPGATNTPKGGFLVMDHPWPSMTRGIFNDPERYEKTYWSRFPDSYFAGDGIKLDEDGYLWLLGRVDDIMLVAGHNISTMEVESALVDHPAVAEAAVIGKTHDVKGQAIAAFVILRAGFVASDALTAEIKAHVGKKIGPVARPDDVYISAELPKTRSGKIMRRLLRDIAEGRALGDVSTLADSSVVASLKDRYEASEG
- a CDS encoding SDR family oxidoreductase, with product MILTGRDLKKLEALKAELIAADQKPEGLVERDTIQIECIVAELGKPESARELFDKVTALGRPIGVLVNNAGFADFGPFHEAPIEKLVEMLLVNVRAVTELTRLFLPAMAERKRGYILNVASTAAFMPGPLMAEYYATKAYVLSLSEGIREELKGTGVSVTCLCPGPTSTGFQERAEMGASKLVKSGLMKPFSVALQGVHGMFRRKAIVIPGFKNKILAFIPRLMPRSIIPGIVLKAQEESH
- a CDS encoding FAD-binding protein; amino-acid sequence: MKNWAGNVTFGTERHVTPGSLDELSDLVANSRNIKVQGSQHSFNTIADSTDTLVSMQSLNEIGEPDAETHSVRIGGGVTYGQLAVHLASRGWALSNLASLPHISVIGACATATHGSGRKNKNLSNDILSLDVMGPNGAIRRLEAGSEETKLATIGLGAIGIITGATVRIEPSYEVRQWVYEDLEFATLTSYFDIVSQHGYSLSLFTKWTGETVDQMWVKEREGGLFEGRESCFGAKRATVKRHPLREMDPVNCTDQLGVPGPWSERLAHFKLEFTPSAGEELQSEYFVDFEFATAAIAELRKLGDEIAPLLFVSEIRFVAGDELPMSPAFGTDIVALHFTWRPVWEQVRAILPKVEAALRPFGARPHFGKLFTMDPSRLAEVYPRLPDLRAYSQQVDPEGKFINDFLASRVFGSSS